One genomic window of Mus musculus strain C57BL/6J chromosome 4, GRCm38.p6 C57BL/6J includes the following:
- the Faah gene encoding fatty-acid amide hydrolase 1, whose product MVLSEVWTALSGLSGVCLACSLLSAAVVLRWTRSQTARGAVTRARQKQRAGLETMDKAVQRFRLQNPDLDSEALLALPLLQLVQKLQSGELSPEAVLFTYLGKAWEVNKGTNCVTSYLTDCETQLSQAPRQGLLYGVPVSLKECFSYKGHASTLGLSLNEGVTSESDCVVVQVLKLQGAVPFVHTNVPQSMLSYDCSNPLFGQTMNPWKPSKSPGGSSGGEGALIGSGGSPLGLGTDIGGSIRFPSAFCGICGLKPTGNRLSKSGLKSCVYGQTAVQLSVGPMARDVDSLALCMKALLCEDLFRLDSTIPPLPFREEIYRSSRPLRVGYYETDNYTMPTPAMRRAVMETKQSLEAAGHTLVPFLPNNIPYALEVLSAGGLFSDGGCSFLQNFKGDFVDPCLGDLVLVLKLPRWFKKLLSFLLKPLFPRLAAFLNSMCPRSAEKLWELQHEIEMYRQSVIAQWKAMNLDVVLTPMLGPALDLNTPGRATGAISYTVLYNCLDFPAGVVPVTTVTAEDDAQMEHYKGYFGDMWDNILKKGMKKGIGLPVAVQCVALPWQEELCLRFMREVERLMTPEKRPS is encoded by the exons ATGGTGCTGAGCGAAGTGTGGACCGCGCTGTCTGGACTCTCCGGGGTTTGCCTAGCCTGCAGCTTGCTGTCGGCGGCGGTGGTCCTGCGATGGACCAGGAGCCAGACCGCCCGGGGCGCGGTGACCAGGGCGCGGCAGAAGCAGCGAGCCGGCCTGGAGACCATGGACAAGGCGGTGCAGCGCTTCCGGCTGCAG AATCCTGACCTGGATTCAGAGGCCTTGCTGGCTCTGCCCCTGCTCCAACTGGTACAGAAGTTACAGAGTGGGGAACTGTCCCCAGAAGCTGTGCTCTTTACCTACCTGGGAAAG GCCTGGGAAGTGAACAAAGGGACCAACTGTGTGACCTCCTATCTGACTGACTGTGAGACTCAGCTGTCCCAGGCCCCACGGCAGGGCCTGCTCTATGGCGTCCCCGTGAGCCTCAAGGAATGCTTCAGCTACAAG GGCCATGCTTCCACACTGGGCTTAAGTTTGAACGAGGGTGTGACATCGGAGAGTGACTGTGTGGTGGTGCAGGTACTGAAGCTGCAGGGAGCTGTGCCCTTTGTGCACACCAACGTCCCCCAGTCCATGCTAAG CTATGACTGCAGTAACCCCCTCTTTGGCCAGACCATGAACCCGTGGAAGCCCTCCAAGAGTCCAGGAGGTTCCTCAGGGGGTGAGGGGGCTCTCATTGGATCTGGAGGCTCCCCTCTGGGTTTAGGCACTGACATCGGCGGCAGCATCCGGTTCCCTTCTGCCTTCTGTGGCATCTGTGGCCTCAAGCCTACTGGGAACCGCCTCAG CAAGAGTGGCCTGAAGAGCTGTGTTTATGGACAGACAGCAG TGCAGCTTTCTGTTGGCCCCATGGCACGGGATGTGGATAGCCTGGCATTGTGCATGAAAGCCCTACTTTGTGAGGATTTGTTCCGCTTGGACTCCACCATCCCCCCCTTGCCCTTCAGGGAGGAG ATCTACAGAAGTTCTCGACCCCTTCGTGTGGGATACTATGAAACTGACAACTACACCATGCCCACTCCAGCCATGAGGAGGGCTGTGATGGAGACCAAGCAGAGTCTCGAGGCTGCTGGCCACACG CTGGTCCCCTTCTTACCAAACAACATACCTTATGCCCTGGAGGTCCTGTCGGCAGGTGGGCTGTTCAGTGATGGTGGCTGCTCTTTTCTCCAAAACTT CAAAGGCGACTTTGTGGATCCCTGCTTGGGGGACCTGGTCTTAGTGCTGAAGCTGCCCAGGTGGTTTAAAAAACTGCTGAGCTTCCTGCTGAAGCCTCTG TTTCCTCGGCTGGCAGCCTTTCTCAACAGTATGTGTCCTCG gTCAGCCGAAAAGCTGTGGGAACTGCAGCATGAGATTGAG ATGTATCGCCAGTCCGTCATTGCCCAGTGGAAGGCAATGAACTTGGACGTGGTGCTAACCCCCATGCTGGGTCCTGCTCTGGATTTGAACACACCGGGCAGAGCCACAG GGGCTATCAGCTACACTGTTCTCTATAACTGCCTGGACTTCCCTGCGGGGGTGGTGCCTGTCACCACTGTGACCGCTGAGGACGATGCCCAGATGGAACACTACAAAGGCTACTTTGGGGATATGTGGGACAACATTCTGAAGAAG GGCATGAAAAAGGGTATAGGCCTGCCTGTGGCTGTGCAGTGCGTGGCTCTGCCCTGGCAGGAAGAGCTGTGTCTGCGGTTCATGCGGGAGGTGGAACGGCTGATGACCCCTGAAAAGCGGCCATCTTGA